In Mycobacterium stomatepiae, the following are encoded in one genomic region:
- the cobG gene encoding precorrin-3B synthase — protein MARTRDTDACPGALQVHQAADGALVRVRLPGGMITATQLAALAGLSSGFGSGNLELTVRGNVQLRAITDVTAVAAAIAEAGLLPSATHERVRNIVASPLSGRAGGRADVRPWVGALDAAICAEPKLVELGGRFWFSIDDGRADVSGLGADVGVHVCDDGYALLLMGRDTGLRMAAEDVVATLVGVAVRFTEIRETAWRIDELDDVEELLPGADLSAAPFAPVAKPPVGWIPQDDGRIALGAAVPLGVLPAQVAEYLAAIEAPMVITPWRSVLVCDLDEGVADVALRVLAPLGLVFDENSPWLDVSACTGSPGCARSAADVRADAAQLVGTASAVHRHLVGCERACGSPPTGQVLVATEDGYRLLRD, from the coding sequence GTGGCCCGAACCCGCGACACCGACGCTTGCCCCGGCGCGCTGCAGGTGCATCAGGCCGCCGACGGCGCCCTGGTCCGTGTCCGACTACCCGGCGGGATGATCACCGCGACGCAGCTCGCGGCGCTGGCCGGGTTATCCAGTGGCTTCGGCTCCGGAAATTTGGAGCTGACCGTGCGCGGCAATGTGCAGTTGCGGGCAATCACCGACGTAACGGCGGTCGCCGCGGCCATCGCCGAGGCAGGGCTCCTGCCGTCGGCAACACATGAGCGGGTGCGCAACATCGTCGCCTCGCCGCTGTCCGGGCGCGCCGGCGGACGCGCGGACGTGCGCCCCTGGGTGGGCGCCCTGGATGCGGCGATCTGCGCCGAACCCAAGCTGGTCGAGCTGGGGGGCCGATTCTGGTTCAGCATCGACGACGGCCGCGCCGACGTGTCCGGGCTGGGCGCCGACGTCGGGGTGCATGTCTGCGACGACGGTTATGCCCTACTGTTGATGGGACGAGACACCGGCCTGCGCATGGCCGCCGAGGATGTGGTCGCGACGCTGGTCGGGGTCGCTGTCCGCTTCACCGAGATACGCGAAACTGCTTGGCGCATTGATGAATTGGACGACGTCGAGGAATTACTGCCCGGCGCCGATCTCAGTGCCGCCCCCTTTGCGCCCGTCGCCAAACCGCCGGTGGGCTGGATACCCCAGGATGACGGCCGCATTGCGTTGGGCGCCGCGGTACCGCTGGGCGTCCTGCCCGCGCAGGTCGCGGAGTACCTCGCCGCGATCGAGGCCCCGATGGTGATCACGCCGTGGCGCTCGGTGCTGGTGTGCGACCTCGACGAGGGTGTCGCCGACGTCGCGTTGCGGGTGCTGGCGCCGCTCGGTTTGGTGTTCGACGAGAACTCCCCCTGGCTGGACGTCAGCGCCTGCACCGGAAGCCCCGGCTGCGCACGCTCGGCCGCCGACGTGCGCGCGGACGCGGCGCAGCTCGTCGGGACCGCTTCCGCCGTGCATCGCCACTTGGTCGGCTGCGAGCGCGCCTGCGGTAGCCCGCCCACCGGTCAGGTGCTGGTCGCGACCGAGGACGGATACCGGCTGCTTCGCGACTAG
- a CDS encoding flavin-containing monooxygenase: MTLQRELKVAIIGAGASGLCMAVKLQDAGIHSYTVYEKANEVGGTWRDNTYPGLTCDVPSRFYCYSFAPNPKWSRLLSPGPELQEYFRRVADERGVRRHIRFGCDVTKAEYDDGKWHLSTTFGEETFDVVIIATGLLSAPNYPDIPGRETFAGPAFHSSRWDHSVSLPDKRIGLIGNGSSGVQIVAELGDGKVRQLTLFQRTAQWVMPLPNARYSRLTRHVLSRFPVFDTMGRWFWGTFSRRVLGRAPVQPGLRRSLVQTACRWNLSRVRDPKLRAKLTPTYEPMCKRLVLSGRFYRSVQHPTVDVVTDRIDRIEPRGIVTADGTLHELDLLVYATGFDARAYVRPMEVVGEGGITLDEVWADGLIAYRSVAVPRFPNLFMLVGPHSPIGNQSFIAIAEDQADYAIWWIGQLRAGAVRAAAPTEAATKEYNERLKAAIPQTIWASGCNSWYVGKDGLPEVFPWVPEAHTELLRRPDLADFDVRTG; this comes from the coding sequence ATGACGCTGCAGCGGGAATTGAAAGTTGCGATAATCGGTGCCGGGGCTTCGGGTCTGTGTATGGCAGTCAAGTTGCAGGACGCCGGTATCCACTCGTACACGGTCTACGAAAAGGCCAACGAGGTCGGAGGTACCTGGCGCGACAACACGTATCCGGGTCTCACCTGTGATGTTCCGTCGCGGTTTTACTGTTACTCGTTTGCGCCCAACCCGAAGTGGTCGCGGCTGCTGTCGCCGGGACCGGAATTGCAGGAGTACTTCCGGCGGGTGGCCGACGAGCGTGGGGTGCGCCGGCACATCCGATTCGGCTGCGATGTCACCAAAGCCGAATACGACGACGGAAAATGGCATCTCAGCACGACATTCGGCGAAGAGACGTTTGACGTGGTGATCATCGCGACCGGGTTGCTGAGCGCACCGAATTATCCGGACATCCCCGGCCGGGAGACCTTCGCCGGCCCGGCTTTCCACTCGTCCCGGTGGGATCACTCGGTTTCCTTGCCGGACAAGCGAATCGGACTGATCGGAAACGGCTCGAGTGGGGTGCAGATCGTTGCGGAGCTCGGCGACGGCAAGGTGCGCCAGTTGACCCTGTTCCAGCGCACCGCGCAGTGGGTCATGCCGCTACCCAACGCGCGGTACTCGAGGTTGACTCGGCACGTGCTGTCACGCTTCCCGGTGTTCGACACGATGGGCCGCTGGTTTTGGGGCACCTTCTCCCGGCGCGTGTTGGGCCGCGCTCCGGTCCAACCGGGATTGCGCCGCAGTCTGGTTCAGACCGCGTGTCGATGGAACCTCAGCAGGGTGCGTGACCCGAAATTGCGAGCCAAACTCACCCCGACCTATGAGCCGATGTGCAAGCGGTTGGTGCTGTCGGGGCGCTTCTATCGGTCGGTGCAGCATCCCACCGTCGACGTGGTCACCGATCGCATCGATCGCATCGAGCCGCGAGGCATCGTGACCGCGGACGGGACCCTGCACGAACTGGATCTACTGGTCTATGCCACCGGGTTTGACGCCAGGGCCTACGTGCGACCCATGGAGGTGGTCGGCGAGGGCGGGATCACTCTCGACGAGGTCTGGGCCGACGGTCTGATCGCGTATCGATCCGTCGCGGTGCCGCGGTTCCCCAACCTCTTCATGCTGGTGGGTCCGCATTCGCCAATTGGAAACCAGTCCTTTATTGCCATCGCCGAGGACCAAGCCGACTACGCGATCTGGTGGATCGGGCAGCTGCGCGCCGGTGCGGTGCGCGCCGCCGCGCCGACCGAAGCGGCGACAAAGGAATACAACGAGCGCCTGAAAGCGGCGATACCGCAAACTATTTGGGCGTCGGGATGTAACAGTTGGTATGTGGGCAAGGATGGCCTGCCCGAGGTGTTTCCTTGGGTGCCCGAGGCGCATACCGAACTGCTGCGTCGGCCCGATCTCGCCGACTTCGACGTCCGTACCGGCTGA
- a CDS encoding HNH endonuclease signature motif containing protein, translating to MFDGLQGADALVRADDATVVAAIAEWTRAEAAASSRRLAAIAELVRRHAMGPVDHAMWSCDNWDAIAAEVSAAQGISHGMASGQMYLAVALRDRLPRVAAVFADGAISARLAAAIVWHTDLIKDAGTLQLVDTALAENAVRYGRLSVSKTAQAIDAIVDRHDPGALRRSQAAARSRDVVIDLANDESGTAALWGRLYSTDAAALDRRLLQMAHDVFDDDPRTLAQRRADALGALAAGAERLSCGCDNAECPKRLASDERATSVVIHVVADASALESRPDAPETSSTGRPSALIAGGGTVPAPRLADLIRTGAQVRPVRHPGGASAGEPGYRPSAALDAFVRCRDLTCRFPHCDRPAECCDVDHTIPHPFGPTHPSNLKCLCRKHHLLKTFWTAWRDEQRPDGTVVWTSPSGHTYTTRPGSRLLFPTLCMPTGELPTPPRVDHRSDGRGIMMPKRWRTREHDRIYRINAERSLNAAHVAERNQPPPF from the coding sequence ATGTTCGATGGATTGCAGGGTGCAGACGCGCTGGTGCGCGCCGACGACGCGACCGTGGTAGCCGCGATCGCGGAATGGACGCGTGCCGAAGCCGCCGCTTCGTCGCGTCGGCTGGCGGCCATCGCCGAATTGGTGCGCCGCCATGCCATGGGTCCCGTCGACCATGCGATGTGGTCATGCGACAACTGGGATGCGATAGCTGCCGAAGTCTCTGCGGCACAAGGCATTAGCCACGGTATGGCATCCGGTCAGATGTATCTGGCCGTCGCGTTGCGCGACCGGCTACCTAGGGTGGCGGCCGTCTTCGCAGACGGCGCAATCAGCGCGCGGCTGGCCGCGGCCATCGTGTGGCACACGGATTTGATCAAAGACGCGGGCACGCTGCAGCTGGTCGATACAGCGCTCGCCGAGAATGCAGTTCGGTATGGGCGGCTGTCGGTGAGCAAGACGGCACAAGCCATCGACGCGATCGTCGACCGCCATGACCCCGGGGCGTTGCGCCGCAGTCAAGCGGCCGCGCGGAGCCGCGATGTGGTGATCGACCTGGCCAACGACGAGTCCGGGACCGCTGCGCTGTGGGGCCGGCTGTACTCCACCGATGCGGCCGCCCTGGACCGACGGCTGCTGCAAATGGCCCACGACGTCTTCGATGACGACCCACGCACGCTTGCCCAGCGCCGAGCCGATGCGTTGGGGGCACTTGCCGCCGGGGCCGAGCGACTCAGCTGCGGCTGCGATAACGCGGAATGCCCGAAGCGCTTGGCGAGCGACGAGCGGGCGACGAGTGTCGTCATCCACGTCGTCGCCGACGCATCGGCGCTCGAGTCGCGGCCCGATGCGCCCGAAACGTCGAGCACCGGTCGACCTTCCGCGTTGATCGCGGGTGGCGGAACGGTTCCTGCGCCACGGCTCGCCGACCTGATTCGCACTGGGGCGCAGGTGCGGCCCGTGCGTCATCCCGGCGGCGCCAGCGCGGGCGAGCCGGGCTATCGGCCGTCGGCAGCGCTAGACGCGTTTGTGCGATGCCGTGACCTGACTTGCCGATTTCCCCATTGCGATCGTCCCGCGGAGTGCTGCGATGTGGACCATACGATCCCCCATCCCTTCGGCCCTACGCACCCGTCAAATCTCAAGTGCCTGTGCCGAAAACATCACCTGCTCAAGACTTTCTGGACAGCGTGGCGCGATGAGCAGCGGCCCGATGGCACCGTCGTCTGGACATCTCCCAGCGGCCACACCTACACCACACGGCCGGGTAGCCGTCTGCTCTTTCCCACGCTCTGCATGCCCACCGGTGAATTGCCCACGCCGCCAAGGGTTGATCATCGGTCCGACGGTCGCGGCATAATGATGCCCAAGAGGTGGCGCACGCGAGAGCACGACCGCATCTACCGGATCAACGCCGAGCGCTCACTCAACGCCGCTCATGTCGCCGAACGAAATCAGCCGCCGCCGTTCTAG
- a CDS encoding alpha/beta hydrolase encodes MQTMEYAPGRSADVFGDPTQPAILLWHGMQSNARAVVRPLAQLLAGHGAGVVVPDWNSHVGDGGHADLLRSVEFMQRRSDSFVLVGWSMGGLAAAGLTLSDQVLPGSIIHTVCLAGAFMAPDPITGRNLSEGMTPERDGPPFTLLHGLADDVVPVTASRDFAAHLERVGWPVELIELVADHGSIAGAEYDPAVDRYYAAEVPEVTREVAARIAAILGK; translated from the coding sequence GTGCAGACGATGGAATATGCCCCGGGCCGCTCGGCCGATGTCTTCGGCGATCCAACACAACCGGCCATCCTGCTGTGGCACGGCATGCAATCCAATGCCCGCGCCGTCGTCCGGCCTCTGGCCCAGTTGCTCGCCGGCCACGGAGCCGGCGTCGTGGTGCCCGACTGGAACTCCCACGTCGGCGACGGAGGCCACGCGGACCTATTGCGTTCGGTTGAATTCATGCAGCGGCGCAGCGACAGCTTCGTGCTCGTCGGCTGGTCTATGGGAGGTCTGGCGGCGGCAGGTCTGACGCTTTCCGATCAAGTTCTCCCGGGTTCGATAATCCATACGGTCTGTCTGGCAGGTGCTTTCATGGCGCCCGACCCGATCACCGGCCGTAACCTCAGCGAGGGGATGACTCCTGAACGCGACGGTCCACCGTTCACGTTGCTGCATGGCCTGGCCGACGACGTGGTCCCGGTGACGGCCAGCCGAGACTTCGCCGCCCACCTGGAGCGAGTCGGGTGGCCGGTGGAACTGATCGAGCTGGTCGCCGATCACGGGTCGATCGCCGGCGCCGAGTACGACCCGGCCGTGGACCGCTACTACGCCGCAGAGGTGCCAGAGGTCACTCGTGAAGTCGCCGCACGGATCGCGGCGATACTCGGCAAATGA
- the cobN gene encoding cobaltochelatase subunit CobN: MAEPTIVLLSTSDTDLISARSSGKNYRWANPARLSDEELPDLLADAQIVVVRILGGYRAWQSGIDAVIGSGIPTILVSGEQAADAELTGLSTLAAGIAVQAHIYLAHGGVENLRQLHAFLSDTVLMTGVGFTEPVVTPTWGELERPNSRHIDGPTIAVLYYRAQHLAGNTSYIESLCMAIEDTGGRPLPVYCASLRTAEPELLQRLRDADAMVVTVLAAGGLKPATVSAGGYDDSWNVEHLAALDVPILQGLCLTSSRAQWNENDDGLSPLDVATQVAVPEFDGRIITVPFSFKEIDDDGLISYVADPERCARVAGLAIRHAQLRHVAPADKRVALVFSAYPTKHARIGNAVGLDTPASAVALLRTMRDRGYRIGDLPGVEANDGDALIHALIERGGQDPDWLTHEQLAGNPIRVPAADYRRWFATLPEEFREAVETHWGPAPGELFVDREHDPDGETVVAAIQSDNLVLMVQPPRGFGENPVAIYHDPDLPPSHHYLAAYHWLDAGFGAHAVVHLGKHGNLEWLPGKTLGMSAACGSDAALGNLPLIYPFLVNDPGEGTQAKRRAHAVLVDHLIPPMARAESYGEIARLEQLLDEHANVAALDPAKLPAIRQQIWTLIRAAKMDHDLGLTERPEEDSFDDMLLHVDGWLCEIKDVQIRDGLHILGQKPTGEAELDLVLAILRARQLFGGEQAIPGLRQALGLAEDGTDERTTVDQTEAIARELVASLQATGWNPDTVDTITDNADVATVLRFAATEVVPRLAGTAAEIDQVLRALDGRFIPSGPSGSPLRGLVNVLPTGRNFYSVDPKAVPSRLAWEAGVALADSLLGRYRDDHGEWPQSVGLSVWGTSAMRTAGDDIAEVLALLGVRPVWDDASRRVVGLTPIPLAELGRPRIDVTVRISGFFRDAFPHVVTMLDDAVGLVAELDEPADSNYVRAHAQVDLAQHGDQRRATTRIFGSKPGTYGAGLLQLIDSRNWRDDADLAQVYTAWGGFAYGRDLDGREAVDDMNRQYRRIAVAAKNTDTREHDIADSDDYFQYHGGMVATVRALTGTTPAAYIGDNTRPDAIRTRTLSEETTRVFRARVVNPRWMAAMRRHGYKGAFEMAATVDYLFGYDATAGVMADWMYEQLTERYVLDPENRKFMTESNPWALHGMAERLLEAAGRGMWAEPQQETIDGLRQALLETEGDLEG, encoded by the coding sequence GTGGCTGAGCCGACTATCGTCCTGCTGTCGACGTCTGACACCGACCTGATCAGCGCCCGTTCCAGCGGGAAAAACTATCGGTGGGCCAACCCGGCGCGGCTGTCCGACGAGGAGCTGCCCGACCTCTTAGCCGACGCGCAGATCGTGGTGGTCCGGATCCTGGGCGGCTATCGCGCCTGGCAAAGTGGCATCGACGCGGTGATCGGCAGTGGCATTCCGACGATCCTGGTCAGCGGCGAGCAGGCCGCCGACGCCGAGTTGACCGGACTGTCCACGCTGGCCGCCGGCATCGCGGTGCAGGCGCACATCTACCTAGCGCACGGAGGCGTGGAGAATCTGCGCCAGCTGCATGCGTTCCTGTCCGACACCGTGCTGATGACCGGCGTCGGCTTCACCGAGCCCGTGGTGACCCCGACCTGGGGTGAACTGGAGCGGCCGAATTCGCGGCACATCGATGGCCCGACGATCGCGGTGCTGTATTACCGCGCGCAGCATCTGGCCGGCAACACGTCCTACATCGAATCGCTGTGCATGGCGATCGAAGACACCGGCGGACGGCCGCTGCCCGTCTATTGTGCGTCGCTGCGCACCGCCGAACCCGAACTGCTGCAACGGCTGAGAGACGCAGACGCGATGGTGGTCACGGTGCTGGCCGCCGGGGGACTCAAGCCCGCGACCGTGTCGGCCGGCGGGTATGACGACAGCTGGAACGTCGAACACCTTGCCGCGCTGGACGTTCCGATCCTGCAGGGTCTGTGTCTGACGAGCTCGCGCGCTCAGTGGAACGAGAATGACGACGGCCTGTCTCCGTTGGACGTGGCAACCCAGGTGGCGGTGCCGGAGTTCGACGGCCGCATCATCACCGTGCCGTTCTCGTTCAAGGAGATCGACGACGACGGGCTGATCTCGTATGTCGCCGATCCGGAACGCTGCGCACGGGTCGCGGGCCTGGCCATCCGGCACGCGCAGCTGCGGCACGTCGCCCCCGCGGACAAGCGAGTGGCCCTGGTGTTCTCGGCGTATCCCACCAAGCACGCCCGCATTGGAAACGCCGTCGGGCTGGACACCCCGGCCAGTGCGGTGGCACTGCTGCGCACGATGCGTGACCGTGGTTACCGGATCGGCGATCTGCCCGGCGTGGAGGCCAACGACGGCGATGCCCTGATCCACGCGTTGATCGAACGCGGCGGCCAGGACCCCGACTGGCTCACCCACGAGCAACTGGCCGGCAACCCGATCAGGGTGCCTGCCGCGGACTACCGGCGCTGGTTCGCCACGCTGCCCGAAGAGTTCCGCGAGGCCGTCGAAACCCATTGGGGTCCGGCACCTGGCGAACTGTTCGTTGACCGCGAGCACGATCCCGACGGCGAGACCGTCGTTGCCGCAATACAATCGGACAACCTGGTGCTGATGGTGCAGCCGCCGCGTGGGTTCGGCGAGAATCCCGTCGCCATTTACCACGACCCGGACCTGCCGCCCAGCCACCACTACCTGGCCGCTTACCATTGGCTGGACGCCGGATTCGGCGCGCACGCGGTGGTACACCTCGGTAAGCACGGCAATCTGGAATGGCTCCCCGGCAAGACGCTGGGCATGTCGGCGGCCTGCGGATCCGACGCCGCGCTGGGCAACCTGCCGCTGATCTACCCGTTCCTGGTCAACGACCCCGGGGAGGGCACCCAGGCCAAGAGGCGGGCCCACGCGGTGCTCGTCGACCACCTGATCCCGCCGATGGCTCGCGCCGAAAGCTACGGCGAAATCGCGCGTTTGGAGCAACTGCTCGACGAGCACGCCAACGTCGCCGCCCTGGATCCCGCCAAGCTGCCCGCCATCCGTCAGCAGATCTGGACGCTGATCCGGGCCGCCAAGATGGACCACGATCTGGGGCTGACCGAGCGGCCGGAGGAAGACTCGTTCGACGACATGCTGCTGCACGTCGACGGCTGGCTGTGCGAGATCAAGGATGTGCAGATTCGCGACGGACTGCACATCCTCGGGCAAAAGCCCACGGGCGAAGCAGAACTCGACCTGGTTCTGGCCATTCTCCGGGCCCGCCAACTGTTCGGCGGTGAGCAGGCGATCCCCGGCCTGCGACAGGCGCTCGGCCTCGCCGAAGACGGCACCGACGAGCGGACCACCGTCGATCAAACCGAGGCCATCGCCCGCGAACTGGTCGCGTCGCTGCAAGCCACCGGCTGGAACCCCGATACTGTCGACACGATCACCGACAACGCCGACGTCGCCACCGTTTTAAGGTTCGCGGCCACCGAGGTGGTGCCCCGGCTGGCCGGCACCGCCGCGGAGATCGACCAGGTCTTAAGGGCGCTGGACGGCCGGTTCATTCCGTCCGGCCCGTCGGGCTCGCCGCTGCGCGGCCTGGTCAATGTGCTGCCCACCGGCCGCAACTTCTACTCCGTCGACCCGAAGGCGGTCCCGTCCCGGCTGGCCTGGGAAGCCGGTGTTGCACTTGCCGATTCGCTGCTGGGCCGGTATCGCGACGACCACGGCGAGTGGCCGCAATCAGTCGGGCTGTCGGTGTGGGGCACCTCGGCGATGCGCACCGCCGGCGACGACATCGCCGAAGTCCTTGCACTGCTGGGTGTGCGCCCTGTCTGGGACGATGCGTCGCGGCGAGTGGTCGGTTTGACGCCGATCCCGCTGGCCGAGTTGGGGCGTCCGCGGATCGACGTGACCGTGCGGATCTCCGGGTTCTTCCGCGACGCGTTCCCGCATGTCGTCACGATGCTCGACGACGCGGTGGGCTTGGTCGCCGAACTCGACGAGCCCGCCGACAGCAACTATGTCAGGGCGCACGCGCAGGTTGATCTGGCTCAGCATGGCGACCAACGACGGGCCACCACACGGATTTTCGGGTCGAAGCCGGGTACCTACGGCGCCGGGCTGCTGCAGCTGATCGACAGCCGGAACTGGCGCGACGACGCCGATCTCGCGCAGGTGTACACCGCCTGGGGCGGCTTCGCCTACGGACGCGATCTCGACGGCCGCGAGGCGGTCGACGACATGAACCGCCAGTACCGGCGAATTGCGGTGGCCGCCAAGAACACCGACACCCGCGAGCATGACATCGCCGACTCCGACGATTACTTCCAATACCACGGCGGCATGGTCGCCACGGTGCGAGCGCTGACCGGCACGACGCCGGCCGCCTACATCGGCGACAACACCCGACCCGACGCGATCCGCACCCGCACCCTCTCGGAGGAGACCACGCGGGTGTTTCGCGCCCGGGTGGTCAATCCCCGCTGGATGGCCGCGATGCGTCGGCACGGCTACAAGGGCGCATTCGAGATGGCGGCCACCGTCGACTACCTCTTCGGCTACGACGCCACCGCGGGCGTAATGGCCGACTGGATGTATGAACAGCTGACCGAGCGCTATGTGCTGGATCCGGAGAACCGCAAGTTCATGACGGAATCCAACCCATGGGCGTTGCACGGCATGGCCGAACGGCTGTTGGAGGCGGCCGGGCGCGGCATGTGGGCCGAGCCGCAGCAGGAAACGATTGACGGACTGCGCCAAGCGCTGCTGGAAACCGAGGGCGATCTCGAAGGCTGA
- a CDS encoding SDR family NAD(P)-dependent oxidoreductase gives MELGFAGSTAVVTGGSKGMGLAIAEALAAEGACVAVMARGQHALDAAVGSLLQAGAPDAVGISVDMTDAKSISDGFAMVAERWGRLNSLVHTISPGDGYFEQMDDAEWDEAFALGTMSGVRSIRASLPLLRAADWARIVTLSAHSIQRQNPRIVAYTASKAALASVTKNLSKSLASDGILVNCVCPGTIVTASFTENLKDVLAADGLDATDPHDVMTWIDNNFHQPCDLRRAGLPEEVASITAYLASRRNGYVTGATVNVDGGSDFI, from the coding sequence ATGGAGCTGGGCTTTGCCGGATCGACCGCCGTCGTCACCGGCGGCAGCAAAGGGATGGGACTGGCCATTGCCGAAGCCCTTGCGGCCGAGGGGGCCTGCGTGGCGGTCATGGCGCGCGGTCAGCACGCACTCGACGCAGCCGTGGGATCACTCCTGCAGGCCGGCGCTCCCGACGCGGTGGGCATCAGCGTGGATATGACCGATGCCAAGTCGATCTCGGATGGCTTCGCAATGGTCGCCGAGCGCTGGGGCCGACTCAATAGCCTGGTCCATACGATCAGCCCGGGCGACGGCTACTTCGAGCAGATGGACGACGCCGAGTGGGATGAAGCCTTTGCGTTGGGCACGATGTCGGGCGTGCGGTCGATTCGCGCCTCGTTGCCGCTGCTGCGCGCGGCGGACTGGGCCCGCATCGTGACGCTGTCCGCGCACTCGATTCAACGACAGAACCCGCGCATCGTCGCCTATACGGCGTCGAAAGCGGCGTTGGCGAGCGTCACCAAAAATCTCTCCAAAAGCCTTGCCTCCGACGGTATCTTGGTCAACTGCGTGTGTCCGGGGACCATCGTGACCGCCAGCTTCACCGAAAACCTGAAGGACGTCCTGGCGGCCGACGGCCTGGACGCCACCGACCCGCACGACGTGATGACCTGGATCGACAACAACTTTCACCAACCCTGCGACCTTCGTCGCGCCGGGCTTCCCGAAGAGGTCGCATCCATCACCGCGTACCTGGCATCCCGGCGAAACGGCTACGTCACCGGAGCCACGGTGAATGTCGACGGCGGGTCGGATTTCATCTAG
- a CDS encoding TetR/AcrR family transcriptional regulator, with amino-acid sequence MTQQPEGAPRTRRRDKLEPDPAVRREILAAASTTLREHGVRGLSIAAVLDRAKLSTRAFYRHFDSKDELVAAVFLETARAERRRLQRRMSAAANEIEAVAAWIDGRLDLAFDDTIKSDLRRLSLEAQSQTFASPGLIRPAYAEMLKPLSDALRRGLQHGVFHDVDPVTEAEFIQGVVWASINRQWQTGDCDRVAVRDDALRFCLRALGVAPEAIDQI; translated from the coding sequence ATGACGCAACAGCCTGAGGGCGCGCCTCGGACGCGACGCCGCGACAAGCTGGAGCCAGACCCGGCGGTGCGCCGCGAAATTCTGGCCGCCGCGTCGACAACCCTGCGCGAGCACGGAGTTCGCGGACTGAGTATTGCCGCGGTGCTGGACCGCGCCAAGTTGAGTACCCGCGCCTTCTATCGGCATTTCGACTCCAAAGACGAACTGGTTGCCGCCGTCTTCCTGGAGACCGCGCGGGCAGAAAGGCGGCGGCTGCAACGCCGAATGTCGGCCGCGGCCAACGAGATCGAAGCGGTTGCGGCGTGGATCGACGGGCGGCTCGACTTGGCGTTCGACGACACGATCAAATCCGATCTGCGGCGGCTGTCGCTGGAAGCTCAGTCGCAGACGTTCGCCTCCCCCGGCCTGATTCGGCCTGCGTACGCCGAAATGCTCAAGCCGCTCAGCGACGCGTTGCGGCGCGGCCTGCAGCACGGGGTGTTCCACGACGTCGATCCGGTGACCGAAGCCGAGTTCATCCAGGGCGTCGTATGGGCAAGCATCAATCGGCAGTGGCAGACCGGCGATTGCGATCGCGTCGCGGTCCGCGACGACGCACTCCGGTTCTGCCTGCGCGCATTGGGCGTGGCGCCCGAGGCGATCGATCAGATCTGA
- a CDS encoding sulfotransferase family protein, with protein sequence MTFDADKLENGASAATGLDDFGSSYYREGLERIVDALNTEADLNEMGRVIQHATISNALIQRLHIEDTYRRHPEIDDEVIDGPVFVIGLPRTGTTALSQLVAADPQFRSLRMWESQAPTPPPEAATQHSDPRIAQAEAGLNMLDDMFPLMKTMHNSEATAATECQDLMGMSFRTFHFDGAVRAPGYLAWLMDCDMRETYSFHRRVLKLLQWHCPPVLWHLKTPVHMFALDALVEAYPNARFLWSHRDPAMVMGSVCSLIQYVRSWSSDRNDPQELGAEQVDSWVEAVRRAMDFRARMGDERFADVSFADLQTDPVRTLQAGYERLRLSFTDATSNAVGQWAEGHKPGSRGAHDYDLADYGLTPDGVRERFADYLAAYDATA encoded by the coding sequence ATGACGTTTGACGCCGACAAGTTGGAAAACGGCGCAAGTGCCGCGACCGGTCTCGACGATTTCGGATCCTCGTACTACCGCGAAGGACTCGAGCGCATCGTCGACGCACTGAACACCGAGGCGGACCTCAACGAGATGGGGCGGGTCATCCAGCACGCGACCATCAGCAACGCGCTGATTCAGCGCCTCCACATCGAGGACACCTACCGACGGCATCCCGAGATCGACGACGAGGTGATCGACGGCCCCGTCTTCGTGATCGGCCTACCCCGCACCGGCACCACGGCCCTGAGCCAGCTGGTGGCAGCTGATCCGCAATTCCGGTCGCTGCGGATGTGGGAATCCCAGGCACCCACGCCGCCGCCGGAGGCCGCGACGCAGCACAGCGATCCACGGATCGCGCAGGCCGAGGCCGGCCTGAACATGCTCGACGACATGTTCCCGTTGATGAAGACGATGCACAACTCGGAAGCGACGGCCGCGACCGAATGCCAGGACCTGATGGGAATGAGCTTTCGTACCTTCCACTTTGACGGTGCGGTGCGTGCTCCGGGATACCTGGCGTGGCTGATGGACTGCGACATGCGCGAGACGTACTCCTTTCACCGGCGGGTGCTCAAGCTGTTGCAATGGCATTGCCCACCGGTTTTGTGGCACCTCAAAACCCCCGTGCACATGTTCGCCCTCGACGCGCTCGTCGAGGCGTACCCGAACGCCCGATTCCTGTGGAGCCACCGCGATCCGGCCATGGTGATGGGTTCGGTGTGCAGCCTGATCCAATATGTCCGCAGCTGGAGCAGCGACCGCAACGATCCCCAGGAGCTGGGTGCCGAACAGGTCGACAGCTGGGTCGAAGCCGTCCGGCGGGCAATGGATTTCCGCGCTCGGATGGGTGACGAACGTTTCGCCGACGTCTCCTTCGCCGACTTGCAGACCGACCCGGTGCGCACGCTGCAAGCTGGCTACGAACGCCTGCGGTTGAGCTTTACCGACGCCACCTCGAACGCGGTCGGTCAGTGGGCCGAGGGGCACAAACCCGGCTCTCGCGGCGCACACGACTACGACCTGGCCGACTACGGCCTGACCCCCGACGGAGTTCGGGAACGGTTCGCCGACTACCTTGCCGCCTATGACGCAACAGCCTGA